One region of Miscanthus floridulus cultivar M001 chromosome 19, ASM1932011v1, whole genome shotgun sequence genomic DNA includes:
- the LOC136526491 gene encoding arabinogalactan protein 1-like encodes MAAPLLRQWRHLAVLGALLVLHLAAVVAQSPPTAPTTPAAPTTPATSAPTATLTTPAPTATPVAPTKPSPVTPPPVTPPPTMPPAVLPPAVMPPATTPPPTATPPPVEAPASLPPVTTSPPVAEAPAPPAEIPPAEAPSKGKNKHKRRKQYGVDVTPAPASAARPWLRRARSASSGVTLAPAVDAASSRSLASRVETGAVTMDCTSSSPSSLCGDGRRLKKNLTCGACVSVMGEGEARGRGGQFTCGC; translated from the coding sequence ATGGCCGCGCCGCTGCTCCGGCAATGGCGCCACCTCGCCGTGCTCGGCGCCCTCCTCGTGCTCCACCTCGCCGCCGTCGTGGCGCAGTCACCGCCAACTGCACCCACGACCCCTGCCGCACCCACGACCCCGGCGACGTCGGCGCCCACTGCCACCCTGACAACGCCAGCGCCCACCGCCACCCCTGTCGCACCAACAAAGCCGTCGCCGGTCACGCCGCCACCGGTCACACCACCTCCCACGATGCCGCCCGCGGTGCTCCCACCTGCTGTGATGCCGCCCGCCACGACGCCTCCGCCGACGGCCACACCGCCCCCGGTCGAGGCGCCCGCGTCGCTGCCTCCCGTGACGACTTCCCCGCCCGTGGCCGAGGCCCCCGCGCCGCCCGCGGAGATACCGCCCGCCGAGGCGCCATCCAAGGGCAAGAACAAGCACAAGAGGAGGAAGCAATACGGCGTGGACGTGACCCCAGCTCCAGCGAGCGCCGCCCGTCCCTGGCTCCGACGAGCGAGGTCGGCTTCGTCTGGCGTGACCCTGGCTCCGGCGGTGGACGCGGCCTCGTCGAGGTCACTGGCGTCTCGGGTGGAGACGGGCGCTGTCACCATGGATTGCACGagctcatccccttcctccctgtGTGGTGATGGCCGGAGGTTGAAGAAGAATCTGACTTGTGGGGCCTGTGTGTCAGTAATGGGGGAGGGAGAAGCTAGGGGCAGGGGTGGTCAGTTTACCTGTGGATGCTGA
- the LOC136526492 gene encoding uncharacterized protein, whose product MATNEKFDVHAPFFDGTDYDYWKARMTNYLKVIVNKMKAMNSNMPYDDHARALRLLHSLNDEWDMKVEAIVESVGYETLTTDELYSKLKSKEIEIISKRKLKNPTAASSSDVPMALVSGNKTNTNANPNVSSFALSSLCHVADEELEVLDDDQLVLLSNKFKRVYDNRRNRRRSDGCFNCGERGHFAADCPNKQRSFEQGNNSSRRQEKFRERKKKKDKQWKKGGQKYSDKQVAKAANVLLSSLGQYVSGGSLDSSDSDSEDETPKKKTDGLCFITDAGINGGICTMALEGDASTDSNDETSDDEVDTSAEQRIANLTKIVHKQNKVLAKLKTDYDKTCAELATLKNAASNPAEPNECKECSIHMISLSKLQTKYSSIVDDRDKLYAELNELRSRSNLLGTCVSCPLLKVDLDNALCRVKNFEEHTCPDLPDCLICPTLRSELNVAKSHIVELEKHTCPVLPSCLTYPNFVVENNDLRAKLADLEEENKHLRTILGWCSIREPQIGMAIAQIKRGERFGPGYDLKHVFGEKSGPPVDEKNPPLAKYTGPHPRKGSGVTSDGLLVETSRSTPKKQVWVPKPKHFKGVQNTKPNGSSCDHFAKPVFVASSSNAEASFAPARKLYHCDFCSHDGHLYEFCYRRMRAERREQYPTRGTHDRHVFRCEQYPVGGEEDIWIMDSGCSRHMTGDDKWFSSLTPTSVKENITFGDKSQGKDDFEVRFKKGNSRVLDSAVAHGSPLIWKWHRRLGHLSFDLLCRLSSLDLIDGLPKLKFEKDLICAPCKHGKMVAASHAPVTQDEAFSYVHDLVLKLKNELSNNAVRAIRSDNGTEFKNSRMKADIFEDEKEEDGCDDDDDDDAQPAMQGEPGAQPEQAPSTTLEDGPSPTRTSTAKPAASSTVDHVPAAVEGEAISERTAPRHIQNRHPAKNIIDVGHALSDSNWVNAMHEELENFARNQVWVLVDPPPSCKPIGTKWVFKNKQGEDGHVVRNKARLVAQGFSQKEGIDYGETFAPVVRLEAIRILLAFATSRGYKLYQMDVKSAFLNGFIEEEVYVKQPPGFKHPNFLDRVFKLQKALYGLKQAPRAWQGNDTLIVQIYVDDIIFGGSSHALVKKFADVMSKEFEMSMMGELNFFLGLQIKQTSEGTFVHQGKYTKDVLKKFAMDDAKPISTPMPTSAALDADEDGEPVDQKEYRSMIGSLLYLTATRPDIHFAVCMCARFQASPRTSHRQAVKRIMSHSPPSSRPFRSFTLILRNCRVLTCVDVTAASKRLVRLTVAECPQVDKISVSTALGLHSFSYSGGFLRSVSLPPNCLGDLYICFTKTTFVDPMQYHNWLDALPNLSYLFNLTICSNALRLMSGLRSRGNFQPQVAKLSNLQNLRELQLVMYGMKTAMLSYMYEFLGMCHCSRLRNLFVELPKARTDSFVDAVSGLAEEPPMVGFENLVKVKITNFKWQCNEIELVHFLFRKARSLQKLILVVPKGTNPDRDQSGNAIFPDLSLLCLEKAPENVEVQVLSEFFGSKIKAIHRDIFLSN is encoded by the exons ATGGCGACCAATGAAAAGTTTGATGTTCACGCtccgttttttgatgggactgatTATGATTACTGGAAGGCACGTATGACCAACTATCTCAAAG TGATTGTTAATAAGATGAAGGCCATGAATAGCAATATGCCTTATGATGATCATGCTAGGGCTCTCAGATTATTACATTCACTTAATGATGAATGGGATATGAAAGTTGAGGCGATCGTTGAATCTGTAGGTTATGAGACTCTCACCACTGATGAGCTTTACAGTAAGCTCAAATCAAAAGAGATCGAAATTATTTCTAAGCGTAAATTGAAAAATCCCACAGCTGCTTCTTCTTCTGACGTTCCAATGGCTTTGGTTTCTGGAAATAAGACTAACACTAATGCTAATCCAAATGTTTCCAGTTTTGCTTTGTCTTCTTTGTGTCATGTTGCAGATGAGGAGTTGGAGGTGCTAGATGATGATCAGCTTGTACTGCTCTCCAACAAGTTTAAGCGTGTGTATGACAACAGGCGTAATAGAAGACGTTCAGATGGCTGCTTCAACTGTGGTGAGCGAGGACACTTTGCTGCTGATTGTCCAAACAAGCAGAGATCTTTTGAGCAGGGCAATAACTCCTCCAGGCGCCAGGAGAAGTtcagggagaggaagaagaagaaggataagcaaTGGAAGAAAGGCGGACAAAAATACTCTGACAAGCAAGTCGCTAAGGCTGCAAATGTTTTGTTATCTTCTCTTGGACAGTATGTTTCAGGTGGCTCGTTAGACTCCAGCGATTCAGATTCCGAGGATGAGACACCCAAGAAGAAGACAGACGGACTTTGCTTCATCACTGACGCCGGCATCAATGGTGGGATATGTACTATGGCCTTGGAGGGTGATGCATCAACCGACAGCAATGATGAAACTTCTGATGATGAGGTAGATACTTCTGCAGAACAAAGAATAGCTAATTTAACTAAAATTGTTCATAAGCAAAATAAAGTGTTGGCTAAACTTAAAACTGATTATGATAAAACTTGTGCTGAACTAGCTACTCTCAAAAATGCTGCATCTAATCCTGCTGAACCTAATGAATGTAAAGAATGCTCAATTCATATGATTTCGCTTTCTAAATTGCAAACCAAGTATTCTTCCATTGTTGATGATCGAGATAAACTTTATGCTGAACTAAATGAACTTCGTTCTCGGTCGAATTTGCTTGGTACTTGTGTTTCTTGCCCACTTCTGAAAGTTGACTTGGATAATGCTTTATGTCGGGTAAAAAATTTTGAAGAACACACTTGTCCTGATTTGCCGGATTGTTTGATTTGTCCAACTTTACGATCTGAATTAAATGTTGCTAAATCACATATTGTTGAATTGGAAAAACACACTTGTCCGGTTCTTCCTTCATGCCTAACTTATCCTAATTTTGTTGTTGAAAATAATGATTTAAGGGCCAAACTTGCTGATTTGGAAGAAGAAAATAAGCATTTGAGAACTATTCTTGGTTGGTGTTCTATTCGTGAGCCTCAAATTGGTATGGCTATTGCTCAAATTAAACGGGGTGAGCGTTTTGGTCCCGGTTATgacttgaaacatgtttttggtgaAAAAAGTGGACCGCCTGTTGATGAGAAGAATCCACCTTTGGCTAAATATACTGGACCACATCCTAGGAAGGGTTCAGGTGTCACCTCTGATGGGTTGCTGGTTGAGACATCTAGATCTACTCCTAAAAAGcaggtttgggtgcctaagccaaAACACTTCAAGGGTGTACAAAATACTAAACCAAATGGTTCTTCTTGTGATCATTTTGCTAAGCCTGTTTTTGTTGCTTCTAGTTCTAATGCTGAGGCTTCTTTCGCTCCTGCACGCAAGCTTTATCATTGTGATTTTTGCAGTCATGATGGTCATCTTTATGAGTTCTGTTATCGGAGGATGCGTGCTGAACGACGTGAGCAGTACCCCACACGTGGTACTCATGATCGTCATGTTTTTAGATGTGAACAGTACCCT GTTGGAGGCGAGGAGGACATATGGATAATGGACTCTGgttgttcgcgccacatgaccggagatgataaatggttctccagcctcaccCCCACGAGCGTAAAGGAAAACATCACTTTTGGGGATAAAAGTCAAGGTAAG GATGATTTTGAGGTTCGTTTTAAGAAAGGAAATTCACGTGTTCTTGATTCTGCTG TTGCTCATGGTTCCCCCCTGATTTGGAAGTGGCATCGTCGGTTGGGCCACTTGAGCTTTGATTTGCTTTGTCGTTTGAGTTCATTggatttaattgatggtttaccgAAACTCAAGTTTGAAAAGGATTTGATTTGTGCTCCCTGCAAACATGGAAAAATGGTTGCTGCTTCTCATGCACCTGTGACTCAG GATGAGGCCTTCTCATATGTTCATGATCTTGTTCTGAAGCTGAAAAATGAGTTGTCAAATAATGCCGTTAGAGCAATTCGCAGTGACAACGGTACGGAATTCAAGAATTCTCGCATGAAAGCT GATATTTTTGAGGATGAGAAAGAGGAAGATGGatgtgacgacgacgatgacgatgatgcccAGCCTGCGATGCAGGGGGAGCCTGGCGCCCAGCCTGAGCAGGCGCCCTCCACCACTTTGGAGGATGGACCATCGCCGACACGTACATCTACAGCAAAGCCTGCAGCTTCATCGACTGTTGATCATGTACCGGCTGCAGTTGAGGGGGAGGCGATTTCAGAACGTACAGCACCACGACACATTCAGAATCGTCATCCTGCCAAGAACATAATAG ATGTTGGACATGCTTTATCTGATTCTAACtgggtcaatgccatgcatgaggagTTAGAAAATTTTGCACGGAATCAGGTTTGGGTTTTGGTTGATCCTCCTCCTTCTTGTAAACcaattggaactaaatgggtctttaagaacaaacaaggggaagatggTCATGTTGTTAGAAATAAAGCTAGGCTGGTTGCTCAGGGCTTTTCTCAAAAAGAGGGTATTGATTATGGTGAAACTTTTGCTCCTGTTGTTcgtttagaagccattcgtattttGCTTGCATTTGCTACTTCACGTGGATAtaagctttatcaaatggatgtgaaaagtgcttttctgAATGGTTTTATAGAAGAAGAAGTTTATGTTAAACAACCGCCTGGTTTTAAACATCCCAATTTTCTTGATCGTGTTTTTAAGTTGCAAAAGGCtttatatggtttgaagcaagcacctcgtGCTTG GCAAGGAAATGACACTTTAATAGTTCAGatttatgtggatgatatcatttTCGGTGGTTCCTCTCATGCTCTTGTGAAAAAGTTTGCAGATGTGATgagtaaagaatttgagatgtctatgatgggcGAGCTGAATTTCTTtcttggcttacaaataaaacaaACTTCGGAAGGTACATTTGTGCATCAGGGAAAGTACACGAAGGATGTCCTGAAGAAGTTTGCGATGGATGATGCGAAGCCAATTTCTACGCCCATGCCGACTAGCGCTGCTTTGGATGCTGATGAGGACGGAGAGCCCGTGGATCAGAAGGAATATCGAAGCATGATTGGGTCGCTGCTGTACTTGACTGCTACGAGGCCAGATATACACTTtgctgtgtgtatgtgtgctcgtTTTCAGGCGTCCCCTAGGACTTCTCACCGTCAGGCGGTGAAGCGCATAATGAG CCATTCACCCCCGTCTAGTCGCCCGTTTCGATCCTTCACCCTCATCCTGCGCAACTGCCGCGTCCTCACCTGCGTTGATGTCACGGCTGCAAGCAAGCGCCTGGTGAGGCTCACCGTCGCGGAGTGCCCCCAGGTCGACAAAATCAGTGTCAGCACCGCCTTAGGCCTCCATTCCTTCAGCTACAGCGGCGGCTTCCTCCGGTCCGTGTCCCTCCCTCCAAACTGCTTGGGGGATCTCTACATCTGCTTCACGAAAACGACATTTGTCGACCCGATGCAGTACCACAACTGGCTCGATGCACTCCCAAATCTCTCCTACCTCTTCAACCTCACCATATGCAGCAATGCTCTCAGG CTTATGTCTGGCTTGCGTAGCAGGGGAAATTTCCAGCCCCAGGTGGCCAAGTTGAGCAACCTGCAGAATTTGAGAGAGCTGCAGCTGGTCATGTATGGAATGAAGACCGCCATGCTCTCCTACATGTATGAATTCCTCGGGATGTGCCATTGTTCTCGGCTGAGAAATCTCTTCGTGGAG CTTCCAAAAGCCAGAACTGATTCCTTCGTGGATGCTGTCAGCGGGTTGGCCGAAGAGCCACCCATGGTTGGCTTCGAGAACCTTGTGAAGGTAAAGATAACCAACTTCAAGTGGCAGTGCAATGAGATTGAGCTGGTGCACTTTTTGTTCAGAAAGGCCAGGTCCCTCCAGAAGCTGATACTAGTTGTTCCTAAGGGGACAAATCCAGACAGGGATCAGTCAGGCAATGCCATTTTCCCAGATTTAAGCCTGCTGTGCCTCGAAAAAGCTCCAGAGAATGTCGAGGTACAAGTGCTCAGTGAGTTTTTTGGTTCTAAAATCAAGGCAATTCATCGAGATATCTTTTTGAGCAATTAG
- the LOC136526493 gene encoding F-box/LRR-repeat protein At3g03360-like, producing the protein MAYQLRGGGGVAPDLNPLPPEGGEQAPPPAAEVDRISSLPEKARLRILSFLPLKAAVKLGMVSNRWSHLVNTPQWPCDSILAIHIRPATQGPCGCLVPTHIRSDQIMPLLANELGRRGRGPGHRLLRFFLKVDDAQTRPDDFYSLLDYAADCDVEDFYVDAGLGPPEVSFNFQRASHRLLRLVLFGVGVNEAHRRRMSQVRSINTLEVITIENTSLGDLELKWVLLLCPRLRTLILRNCRVLTCVDVTAASERLVRLTVAECPQVDKISVSAALGLHSFRYIGDLLRSVALPPTCFGDLRVCFTKATLVDPIQYHNWLDALPNLSNLVNLTICSNALKIMSALRNRENFQTQVAKLSNLQNLRELRLVLYRMNTLMLSHTYGFLRMCRCSRLRNLFLELPKARTDSFVDAVNGLAEEPAMDGFESLVKVKINNFQWQCIEIELVHFLFRNARSLQKLILVAPKGTNPERDQSGNAIFPDLNLLCLEKAPANVELYYRKEIRCL; encoded by the exons ATGGCGTACCaactccgcggcggcggcggagtcgCCCCGGACCTGAATCCGCTGCCTCCAGAAGGCGGTGAGCAGGCGCCTCCCCCGGCGGCGGAGGTGGACCGCATCTCGTCGCTGCCGGAGAAGGCGCGGCTGCGCATCCTGAGCTTCCTCCCGCTCAAGGCGGCGGTGAAGTTGGGGATGGTCTCCAACAGGTGGTCGCATCTCGTGAACACTCCACAGTGGCCGTGCGACTCCATCCTCGCGATCCACATCCGCCCCGCGACGCAGGGGCCGTGCGGCTGCCTCGTCCCCACACACATCCGCTCCGACCAAATCATGCCGCTGCTGGCTAACGAGCTGGGCCGCCGCGGCCGGGGCCCGGGCCACCGCCTCCTCCGCTTCTTCCTCAAGGTCGACGACGCCCAGACGCGCCCCGACGACTTCTACTCCCTCCTCGACTACGCCGCCGACTGCGACGTAGAGGACTTCTACGTCGACGCGGGGCTGGGGCCGCCCGAGGTATCGTTCAACTTCCAGCGGGCGAGCCACCGCCTCTTGCGCTTGGTGCTCTTCGGCGTCGGCGTCAACGAGGCCCATCGTCGACGTATGAGCCAGGTCCGCTCCATCAACACGCTcgaggtcatcaccatcgagAACACCAGCCTCGGCGACCTCGAACTCAAATGGGTACTCCTCTTGTGCCCCCGCCTCCGCACCCTCATCCTGCGAAACTGCCGCGTCCTCACCTGCGTTGATGTCACGGCTGCAAGCGAGCGCCTGGTGAGGCTCACCGTCGCGGAGTGCCCCCAGGTGGACAAAATCAGTGTCAGCGCCGCCTTAGGCCTCCATTCCTTCCGCTACATCGGCGACTTGCTCCGGTCCGTGGCCCTCCCTCCAACCTGCTTCGGGGATCTCCGCGTCTGCTTCACGAAAGCGACACTTGTCGACCCGATCCAGTACCACAACTGGCTCGATGCACTCCCAAATCTCTCCAACCTCGTCAACCTCACCATATGCAGCAATGCTCTCAAG ATTATGTCTGCCTTGCGTAACAGGGAAAATTTCCAGACCCAGGTGGCCAAGTTGAGTAACCTGCAGAATTTGAGAGAGCTGCGGCTGGTCTTGTATAGAATGAACACCCTCATGCTATCCCACACGTATGGATTCCTCAGGATGTGCCGCTGTTCTCGGCTGAGAAATCTCTTCCTGGAG CTCCCAAAAGCCAGAACTGATTCCTTCGTGGATGCTGTCAACGGGTTGGCCGAAGAGCCAGCGATGGATGGCTTCGAGAGCCTTGTGAAGGTAAAGATAAACAACTTCCAGTGGCAGTGCATTGAGATTGAGCTGGTGCACTTTTTGTTCAGAAATGCCAGGTCCCTCCAGAAGCTGATACTAGTTGCTCCCAAGGGGACAAATCCAGAAAGGGATCAGTCAGGCAATGCCATTTTCCCAGATTTAAACCTGCTGTGCCTCGAAAAAGCTCCAGCGAATGTGGAG ttgtactaccGCAAAGAGATCCGTTGTCTATAA